ATTTTCAAAGAAACCAATGATAAAAAAGAACCTTTCGTAGCCTTCCTGCAGCTGGCTGATAATCACCCGCCGTATACCACTACCCATGGCGCCGGCGATTTCAAAAAGCTGGAAGAAAAGGATATCGATATGCAGAAATTCAAAACCGCCGGTTTTGTGTCTATAGACCAGTTCAATGCCCTCCGCTATGAGGATTATAACGTTGGTCATCTCATCGATATGGCTAAAAAAGATGGTTATCTGGATAATACTATCTTCTTCTTTTTCGGCGATCATAATTGTATCCTCAATCCGTACAGCTTTATGCCGCTACCGGAGTATGAAATGGGTTCAGGAGGAGAGCATGTCACCTCGTTTATGTACAGCCCTAAGCATATTCCCGGCGGACAGGTCATCACCACGCCAGGCAGCCTCCTGGATGTATATCCTACCGTGGCTAGTATGGTGGGGATGCCATATAACAATTACACACTGGGAATGAACCTGTTCGACAGCACCAGGGTAAACGATAAATATGTATATATCCAATATATGCGTAATCAGCAGCCGTATTATTCCATGGTGGGCGATCAGTATATGTATGAGGTAAACCTTAAAACAGGCACTACCTCCCTGTACGATCTGAAGGCAAATCCTACCAAAAATGTGGAAGCGGAGCATCGTGATACCGCGAAATATTTAAATAATTTAACACGTGGCTATTACGAAAGCACACGATATTTACTGTTCAATAATAAAAAACAACAATAGTCTTGGAAGCAGAAAAGTCATGGTTTAAAGATTGGTTTAATTCTCCCTATTATCATTTGCTGTACAGCAATCGTGATGAAAAGGAGGCTGCTTCATTCATTGACAAACTCATTGCCTACCTGCAGCCTGGTCCGGATGCAGAAATGCTGGATGTGGCCTGTGGCCGTGGCCGCCATGCGAAATACCTGGCAGACAAGGGCTACTGTGTTACCGGTATCGACCTGTCCACAGAGAGCATCAACGCCGCTAAGAAGTTGGAAAACAGTCATCTGAGCTTCTTTCAGCATGATATGCGCCTGCCTTTCCGGGTAAATTACTTTGATGTAGTCTTTAATTTCTTTACCAGCTTCGGGTATTTCGATACCCAGCGCGACAATGACAACGCGTTGCGTACGCTGAAAAATGCCCTGAAGCCGGGTGGTAAGCTGGTGCTGGACTACCTGAACAGCAACTATGTGGCGGCACATCTTGTTAAAGCTGAAGTGGTGGAGAAGGACAATGTGGTGTTTGATATCCACCGGGAGCTGAAGGACAGGAAGTTTCTGAAAGAAATTAATATACTTGATAAGGAGAAGCTGAGGAGATTGCAATATACAGAGAGTGTGAATGCTTTTACCAGAACAGATTTTGAAGAGATGTTTGCCCATCAGGGTTTAATAATAACCGAAATTTTCGGGGACTATCATTTTAACAGCTATGATGCGCAGCGTTCACCGAGGCTGATCATCATCGCTACAAAATCGCAGCCATGCTAGAATCACTACTTCGCGGCGATCTCAGGTTATTTTTACATATCAACGGGCAGTGGCATAACGGCGTGTTGGATGTGATCATGCCCATGTTGCGGGAGCCTTTTATGTGGGCGCCGCTCTATTTATTCCTGGCTTTGTTTGTTACTATTAACTATGGCTGGAAAGGGCTTTTCTGGATCGCTTTTTTCCTGATAACATTCGGGGTGTCAGACCAGGCAAGTCTGTTCCTGAAGGAATATATCGGGCGTTTACGGCCCTGCCGGGACCCGATTGTATCGCACTATACCCGTGTTTTGGTGGTGTATTGTCCGAGGAGCGGGAGCTTTACTTCCAATCACGCAGCCAACCATTTTGCGCTGGCTATGTTTTGTTTCTTAACTTTAAAATCATCTTTCGGCCGATATACCTGGTTATTTTTCCTTTGGGCAGCAGCGATCAGCTATGCCCAGGTATATGTAGGTGTTCACTATCCCCTGGATGTTACCGGTGGGGGCGTGATGGGCGCTTTCTTCGGGTTTCTGAGCGGTAGCTTCTTCAAGCGCCGTATAAAGCTGGAACTGAAACCTGAACTGACAACATGAACTGGAACTATCTGATACTGGTACTGGCTGCAACGATCGCCGGCGGAATTATCCCGATGACGGTGCGGCGGGTTAGTGCCAACTTTTCTATCTATCTGCTGGCATTTACCGGCGCCTTCCTGTTTGGAGTAACGATCATGCATCTGCTCCCGGAAGTATATCATGAGCTGGGCCATATGGCCGGCGCCTATATTGTACTGGGTTTCTTCCTGCAGGTATTCCTGCAGCAGCTGTCGCACGGAATGGAACATGGCCACAGCCATATTCCGACAGAAACGCATCATCACCATATAGCGGTAACGCCGTTGTTGCTGGGGTTGTCTATCCATGCCTTTATGGAAGGTATCCCGCTGGGCTTCACCTATGAAGACCAGTCTGCCCTGCCGTCGCTGATGGTTGGGGTTGCTGCGCATAAGATCCCGGAAGCGATGACGCTGATCACCGTGATGATGCATGCGCATAAAAGCCGTAAACAATTGTGGCAGATATTGATCATCTTTGCATTGGTGACACCTGTGGCTGCCATCCTGGCCGGATGGCTGGGAAGTAAATCAGCGATGGTGTCGCATTATCTGATCTATCTTGTGGCCCTGGTTATCGGTGCATTTCTGCATATTTCAACAACAATTTTTTACGAATCAGGTACCAAACACCACGAGCTGAGCAAGCGTAAAGTACTGGCAATAGCACTTGGACTGGGACTGGCATTTCTTACCCTTATATTTGAATAATTAATTATTTTTAGACTTTAAATCATGGAAGTCGTCATAATCTTCATCCTCATTTTGCTCAATGGCATTTTCTCGATGTCGGAAATCGCAATGGTCTCGGCCCGAAAAGTTAGGTTAGAGAACCAGGCAAATAAAGGGGATGAAAAAGCAAAAGCCGCATTGAAGCTGGCTGGTAATCCGGACAAGTTTTTATCAACTGTCCAGATCGGCATCACACTTATTGGTATTCTTACCGGTATTTATTCAGGAGAAAACATCAAAACAGATGTGGTGGCCTGGCTGAATACATTCCCCAGGTTACAACCCTATAGCAGCGGGCTTGCTACTACGCTGATCGTGGTGGTGATCACCTATTTTTCCCTTGTATTTGGAGAACTGGTTCCCAAAAGAATGGGGCTCGCAAAGCCGGAATCTATCGCCAAAAGCCTGGCAAAGCCTATGCAGTTTCTTTCCTGGCTTACCTTTCCGTTTATCTGGTTATTAAGTGCCTCTACCAATGTAATCGTGAAGCTGTTCAGCATACAGCCCAGGGATACGCATGTAACGGAGGAAGAGATAAAAGCTATTATCAATGAGGGTACCAACTCCGGCGCCGTAGAGGAAACGGAGCAGGAAATCATTGAAAGGGTTTTTCATCTGGGAGATAGAAATATTACCTCGCTGATGACCCACAGAACAGATATTACCTGGCTCGACATCAACGAAGTGGCCGGTACCTATCAGCAAAAAATCCAGGACAGTATGCATTCCGTTTACCCGGTTTGCGATGGGGCCGTGGATTTGCTGAAGGGGGTGGTCTCGATAAAGGATCTGTACCTTGTTGGCGGCAAATCGTTGCCACTGGCGCAGATCATGAAGAAACCACTGTTTGTTCCTGAAAACAATACCGCTTACCAGGTGCTGGAGAAGTTTAAGGAGACCCATATTCACGCTGCCTTTATCGTAGATGAGTATGGCACCTTCCTGGGAATGATCACGCTGAATGACATTCTCGAAGCTATAGTAGGGGATATGCCGGAAACAGAAGAGTACGATGACTATAATATGGTACTCCGTGAAGATGGCAGCTACCTGGTGGATGCACAGATTCCTTTCTATGATTTTCTGGCAGAATTTGATAAAGAGGACTGGATGAACGAATTTGAGCAGGATTTTGATACCCTGGCAGGTTTTATACTCCATCATCAGGAACATATTCCTAAGACGGGCGAGAAATTCACCTGGAGAGGTTTTACATTTGAGATTGTGGATATGGATGCACACCGTATTGATAAAGTCCTGGTGATACCACCTATGCAAACTGTAGAAGAAGGATGAGCTTCCCCCATTAAAATGCGTAAAAACCGCCAACGTAGTTATCCGTATTTATAGAACGGAGTGGTCTAAATATTTGAAGAAACGAAGCTTTATACTATTTTTGAGCACTTTTTTACATAAACAATTAATATAATTTAATAGTAACCATGGTTGCAATAGGAAGTAAGGCGCTGTCCCTGGAAGAAGTTTACAGGGTACTTTATGGCGGTGAAGAGCTGGTATTGGATGCAGCGGCTTTACAACAAGTGGAAGCCAGTTTTACCTTTCTCCGTCAATTTTCTGCGAAGAAGCTGATATATGGAATTAACACCGGTTTTGGGCCTATGGCACAGTACCGGATATCTGATGAAGATACTTTCCAGTTGCAATATAACCTGATCCGAAGCCACAGTAGCGGTTCCGGTAAGCTGATGTCGCCATTGCACACCAAAGGGCTGATGATAGCGCGTTTGAGCAGCTTTATGCAGGCACATTCCGGTATTCACCCTGAAGTAGTGGAACTGCTCAGGGACCTGATTAATAAAAACGTATACCCTTGCGTGTTTGAACACGGTGGCGTAGGTGCCTCCGGCGACCTCGTACAGCTGGCCCACCTGGCACTGGTGCTGATCGGCGAAGGGGAAGTATGGTATGAAGATAAATTACAGCCTACGGCAGATGTTTACGCACGACTGGGGCTGAAACCTATAGGCATTCACGTTAGAGAAGGTCTGGCAATTATCAATGGTACATCTGCCATGACGGGTATCGGTCTGGTAAACCTGATCGAAGCAAAACGCCTGCTGTCATGGGCTACTACCATTTCTGCCATGATCAACGAAATCGTGGAAGCATATGATGATCATCTCTCTTCAGAATTAAATATTGTGAAGAAACACGAAGGACAGAACAAAATTGCCGCCACCATGCGTGAAGTACTGGTGGGCAGCAAAATGGTCCGCCATCGCCCTGATCATCTTTATAAAGAACACGAACAGGAAATCTTTAAAGATAAAGTACAGGAATACTACTCCCTCCGCTGTGTACCACAGATCCTGGGGCCGGTGTACGACACCCTGAAACAGGCCGAAGCCACTGTTGTTGGTGAGTTGAACTCTGTGAGTGACAACCCGGTGGTAGACCACAAAGCAGAAAACGTATTCCATGGTGGTAATTTCCACGGCGATTACATCTCCCTGGAAATGGATAAAATTAAAATCGCCATCACCAAACTGTCGATGTTATCTGAGCGTCAGCTCAATTACCTCATGAACGAAAAGCTGAACCATAAGTTCCCGCCGTTCATGAACCTGGGTAAACTGGGACTGAATTTCGGTATGCAGGGTGTGCAGTTTACAGCAACCTCTACCGTAGCAGAAAACCAGACATTATCCTTCCCGATGTATGTTCATAGTATTCCTAATAATAATGATAATCAGGATATTGTGAGCATGGGTTGCAATGCCGCGGTGATGACCAACAAGGTAATCAGCAATACATTTGAAGTGCTGAGTATCCAGGTGATGACCATGTTGCAGGCAGTGGATTACCTGAATTGTCAGGATAGACTGGCGGCGTTCTCACACAAAATATACACGGATGTGAGAGCTATTTTCCCTAAATTTATTGAAGACAGTCCAAGGTATAAGGACCTTCAGCAGATTAAGGAGTACCTGCTGACAAACCAGCCGGTTACGATTTAATCAGACTGGCCTGATAATTGAAAACAGTCTGAGCAGCATTACATAGTAAATAAATGGCCGTAGTAAAGTATGGCATAAACGAATCAATCGATGAAATGTGCGTTAATTACAGGTGGTTCCAGGGGTATAGGCAGAGCGGTATGTGTGAAGATGGCGGAACTGGGCTACCATGTGCTTATCAATTATAAGGGCAATGAAGCAGCGGCACAGGAAACGCTGGAAGCTGTGAAAAATGCCGGGAGTACGGGAGAATTATTGCAATTCAATGTAGGCGAGGCAGAAGAAGTGAAAAGTGTATTGGGAGGCTGGATAGAATCGCATAAAGAAGACCAGATCGAAGTATTGGTGAACAATGCAGGTATCCGTGAGGATGGCCTGATGTTCATGATGAGCGAAGCACAATGGTCCAACGTATTGAATATCAGCTTAAATGGCTTTTACCATGTTACCAAGCAGGTATTAAGCAGTATGTTGATGAAGCGTTACGGAAGGATTATCAATATGGTGTCGTTGTCCGGTATTAAGGGACTGGCGGGCCAGACCAACTATTCAGCCGCCAAGGCGGGCGTAATAGGCGCCACCAAAGCATTGGCGCAGGAAATTGCTAAACGTGGAGTAACTGTCAACGCCGTAGCACCAGGTTTTATAAAAACAGATATGACTGCCGAGCTGAATGAAAAGGAGCTCGCAGCACAAGTGCCAATGAACCGTTTCGGTACCGCCGAAGAAGTAGCAGAAGCAGTGGCTTTCTTTGCTTCAAAGGGCGCCTCTTACATTACCGGGGAGGTATTGAGTATCAACGGAGGTTTATATACCTGATAAATAATCCAACAATAAGTTAACCGTAGCCATTATGAACCGAGTTGTGATCACTGGACTGGGAATCTACTCCTGCATTGGTAAAGACCTGCAGGCAGTGAGAGATTCATTGTATCAGGGGAAGTCAGGGATTATCCTGGACCCTGAAAGGAAAGCTTTTGGTTATCGTTCCGGGCTGACGGGCTATGTAGCTCGTCCTGAGCTGAAAGGCCTGCTGGACCGACGTGCCCGCCTGATGATGCCTGAACAGGCCGAGTATGCCTTTATGGCCACCCGTGAAGCATTGGCGCAGGCAGGTATGGGCGAGGATTATTTTGAGAAAACACCGGTGGGGCTGTTATATGGAAATGACAGTTCGGCCAAACCCGTGATAGAAGCTACTGATATCATGCGGGAAAAGAAAGATACCATGCTGGTGGGCTCTGGTTCTGTATTTCAGACCATGAACTCCACTGTAAATATGAACCTGGCTACGATTTTCAAGCTGAGAGGCGTGAATTTCACGGTGAGTGCGGCTTGTGCCAGTGGCTCCCATGCTATCGGGCTGGGATATATGTTTATCAAGAACGGTATGCAGGATGCGGTTATCTGTGGCGGTGCCCAGGAGATCAACCTGTATGCCATGGGTAATTTTGATGCGATTGCGGCATTTTCCACCAGGGAGAGTGACCCGACCCGTGCTTCGAGGCCTTTTGACCGCGACAGGGACGGGCTCGTGCCTAGTGGCGGTGCGGCTACCGTTATCCTGGAAAGCCTGGAATCTGCGCAGCGCAGAGGGGCTACTATTCTGGGTGAGGTGCTGGGTTATGGATTTTCTTCCAATGGCGCGCATATCTCCAATCCAACGGTGGACGGGCCGGTCAGGTCTTTGCAGATAGCACTGCAGGATGCTGGCATGAAATCTACCGATATTGATTATATCAATGCACATGCGACCAGTACGCCGGCAGGGGATTCCAGTGAAGCGAAGGCGATTTATGAGGTTTTTGGCGGAAATATTCCGGTGAGCTCCACCAAATCGATGACGGGGCATGAATGCTGGATGGCCGGGGCCAGTGAAATCGTATATTCCATGCTGATGATGCAGAACGATTTCATTGCACCTAATATCAACCTGGAAAATCCGGATGACGACGCGGCAAAATTGAATATCGTCAGCAGAACACTTAATAAAAAATTTAATATATTTTTGTCTAACTCTTTTGGCTTCGGGGGAACAAATTCTTCTCTGATAGTGAAAGGCTGGGAGGGAAAATAGTATTAAAACGCCAATTTTCTGAGTATAAAAATCACTAGTTTGGAGAGGTGGAAAACTCATCAGCCTCGTTGTATGTGTAACTTCCAATATATTCTTAACTTTGGCCCCTGGAACAATCGTAGAACACAAGAATTATCAGGATTGGTTGAAATTTACCCGGAAGGGACCCATATAGGTAACTGTAATTTTTAAATCAACCTATATCTGTTATACATTTTATGGAACTGAAAGAAGTAATAACTGTCACCAACAAGTTTTTAGTAGAGGAGTTTGAAGCTGACCTCGACGCAATTAAGCCTGAAGCTAATTTGAAAGCTACACTGGACTTAGATAGTCTGGACTATATCGACATGGTAGTAGTGATTGAAGATAATTTTGGTTTTAAAGTAAAGCCTGAAGACTTTCAGAGCATTGTCACCTTCCAGGATTTTTACGATTACGTCACTGCTCGTATTCAGCAAAAAGAACTAGTATAATGCCGTCCTGGCAGGGAAAGTCGAAGGGGAATAAGCTGGGATACCGTATTTTTA
The Chitinophaga sp. Cy-1792 genome window above contains:
- a CDS encoding hemolysin family protein; translation: MEVVIIFILILLNGIFSMSEIAMVSARKVRLENQANKGDEKAKAALKLAGNPDKFLSTVQIGITLIGILTGIYSGENIKTDVVAWLNTFPRLQPYSSGLATTLIVVVITYFSLVFGELVPKRMGLAKPESIAKSLAKPMQFLSWLTFPFIWLLSASTNVIVKLFSIQPRDTHVTEEEIKAIINEGTNSGAVEETEQEIIERVFHLGDRNITSLMTHRTDITWLDINEVAGTYQQKIQDSMHSVYPVCDGAVDLLKGVVSIKDLYLVGGKSLPLAQIMKKPLFVPENNTAYQVLEKFKETHIHAAFIVDEYGTFLGMITLNDILEAIVGDMPETEEYDDYNMVLREDGSYLVDAQIPFYDFLAEFDKEDWMNEFEQDFDTLAGFILHHQEHIPKTGEKFTWRGFTFEIVDMDAHRIDKVLVIPPMQTVEEG
- a CDS encoding phosphopantetheine-binding protein — protein: MELKEVITVTNKFLVEEFEADLDAIKPEANLKATLDLDSLDYIDMVVVIEDNFGFKVKPEDFQSIVTFQDFYDYVTARIQQKELV
- a CDS encoding beta-ketoacyl synthase; this encodes MNRVVITGLGIYSCIGKDLQAVRDSLYQGKSGIILDPERKAFGYRSGLTGYVARPELKGLLDRRARLMMPEQAEYAFMATREALAQAGMGEDYFEKTPVGLLYGNDSSAKPVIEATDIMREKKDTMLVGSGSVFQTMNSTVNMNLATIFKLRGVNFTVSAACASGSHAIGLGYMFIKNGMQDAVICGGAQEINLYAMGNFDAIAAFSTRESDPTRASRPFDRDRDGLVPSGGAATVILESLESAQRRGATILGEVLGYGFSSNGAHISNPTVDGPVRSLQIALQDAGMKSTDIDYINAHATSTPAGDSSEAKAIYEVFGGNIPVSSTKSMTGHECWMAGASEIVYSMLMMQNDFIAPNINLENPDDDAAKLNIVSRTLNKKFNIFLSNSFGFGGTNSSLIVKGWEGK
- the fabG gene encoding 3-oxoacyl-ACP reductase FabG, whose protein sequence is MKCALITGGSRGIGRAVCVKMAELGYHVLINYKGNEAAAQETLEAVKNAGSTGELLQFNVGEAEEVKSVLGGWIESHKEDQIEVLVNNAGIREDGLMFMMSEAQWSNVLNISLNGFYHVTKQVLSSMLMKRYGRIINMVSLSGIKGLAGQTNYSAAKAGVIGATKALAQEIAKRGVTVNAVAPGFIKTDMTAELNEKELAAQVPMNRFGTAEEVAEAVAFFASKGASYITGEVLSINGGLYT
- a CDS encoding bifunctional 2-polyprenyl-6-hydroxyphenol methylase/3-demethylubiquinol 3-O-methyltransferase UbiG, which produces MEAEKSWFKDWFNSPYYHLLYSNRDEKEAASFIDKLIAYLQPGPDAEMLDVACGRGRHAKYLADKGYCVTGIDLSTESINAAKKLENSHLSFFQHDMRLPFRVNYFDVVFNFFTSFGYFDTQRDNDNALRTLKNALKPGGKLVLDYLNSNYVAAHLVKAEVVEKDNVVFDIHRELKDRKFLKEINILDKEKLRRLQYTESVNAFTRTDFEEMFAHQGLIITEIFGDYHFNSYDAQRSPRLIIIATKSQPC
- a CDS encoding ZIP family metal transporter — protein: MNWNYLILVLAATIAGGIIPMTVRRVSANFSIYLLAFTGAFLFGVTIMHLLPEVYHELGHMAGAYIVLGFFLQVFLQQLSHGMEHGHSHIPTETHHHHIAVTPLLLGLSIHAFMEGIPLGFTYEDQSALPSLMVGVAAHKIPEAMTLITVMMHAHKSRKQLWQILIIFALVTPVAAILAGWLGSKSAMVSHYLIYLVALVIGAFLHISTTIFYESGTKHHELSKRKVLAIALGLGLAFLTLIFE
- the hutH gene encoding histidine ammonia-lyase; amino-acid sequence: MVAIGSKALSLEEVYRVLYGGEELVLDAAALQQVEASFTFLRQFSAKKLIYGINTGFGPMAQYRISDEDTFQLQYNLIRSHSSGSGKLMSPLHTKGLMIARLSSFMQAHSGIHPEVVELLRDLINKNVYPCVFEHGGVGASGDLVQLAHLALVLIGEGEVWYEDKLQPTADVYARLGLKPIGIHVREGLAIINGTSAMTGIGLVNLIEAKRLLSWATTISAMINEIVEAYDDHLSSELNIVKKHEGQNKIAATMREVLVGSKMVRHRPDHLYKEHEQEIFKDKVQEYYSLRCVPQILGPVYDTLKQAEATVVGELNSVSDNPVVDHKAENVFHGGNFHGDYISLEMDKIKIAITKLSMLSERQLNYLMNEKLNHKFPPFMNLGKLGLNFGMQGVQFTATSTVAENQTLSFPMYVHSIPNNNDNQDIVSMGCNAAVMTNKVISNTFEVLSIQVMTMLQAVDYLNCQDRLAAFSHKIYTDVRAIFPKFIEDSPRYKDLQQIKEYLLTNQPVTI
- a CDS encoding phosphatase PAP2 family protein → MLESLLRGDLRLFLHINGQWHNGVLDVIMPMLREPFMWAPLYLFLALFVTINYGWKGLFWIAFFLITFGVSDQASLFLKEYIGRLRPCRDPIVSHYTRVLVVYCPRSGSFTSNHAANHFALAMFCFLTLKSSFGRYTWLFFLWAAAISYAQVYVGVHYPLDVTGGGVMGAFFGFLSGSFFKRRIKLELKPELTT